One Nitrosopumilus sp. genomic region harbors:
- a CDS encoding ferredoxin family protein, whose amino-acid sequence MPIDEKFVENLEVVGKTSHSDGENKHFIWGKGRTDGNAFSNAEVKAAYEARGEEQVPLGIHGTTVAVDWDDCTAQGSCMSVCPVQTFQWYRTEKDIPAADCLNATFDGTGKTEQDERLDYTDKSQPIREHDCTQCMACQEACPEKAILIEPSYLEYHEKADGSYVKMESGSANPHAHD is encoded by the coding sequence ATGCCAATAGATGAGAAATTTGTTGAAAATCTAGAAGTTGTTGGAAAAACAAGCCACAGTGACGGTGAAAATAAACACTTTATCTGGGGTAAAGGCAGAACCGATGGTAATGCATTTTCAAATGCTGAAGTAAAAGCAGCATATGAGGCACGCGGTGAAGAACAAGTTCCACTTGGAATTCACGGAACAACTGTCGCAGTAGACTGGGATGATTGTACCGCACAAGGTTCTTGCATGAGTGTTTGTCCAGTACAAACTTTCCAATGGTATAGAACAGAAAAAGACATTCCAGCAGCAGACTGCTTGAATGCAACTTTTGATGGAACTGGAAAGACTGAACAAGACGAACGTCTAGATTATACAGATAAGTCACAACCAATTAGAGAACACGATTGTACACAATGTATGGCTTGCCAAGAGGCATGTCCTGAAAAGGCAATCTTGATTGAACCATCTTACTTAGAGTACCACGAAAAAGCAGATGGTAGCTATGTAAAAATGGAATCTGGTTCTGCAAATCCACACGCACACGATTAA